The segment GTGCTGCTTTGGTGGCGCTCAAGTCGACTGGCGTCCCGTTGCTGGCTCACGCCGAGATCGCAACGACGTCACCGCAGAACTTCGACCGTCGCTACGCTGACTACGCTCAGTCACGTCCGCCCGAGTTTGAACTGGCTGCGATCAGGCTTCTGATCGATCTTTGTCGTGAGTTTCAAACGCCTGTGCACATCGTTCATCTGGCCACCGCGCTGGGCTTGCCGCTTGTCGCTGCGGCAAAGGAACAGGGCTTGCCACTGACTGTCGAAACCTGTCCGCACTATCTCTTTTTCTCTGCGGATGACATCGTCGACGGCGACACGCGTTACAAATGTGCGCCGCCGATTCGGAGTCTCGCAAACCGCGATGCACTTCGCGAAGCAGTCGCCAGCGGTTTGATTGACACGGTTGGGTCGGATCATTCGCCCTGCCCTCCCGAACTCAAACGGCTCGACGAAGGAGACTTTTCGCAAGCCTGGGGCGGAATCGCGGGCTTGCAGTTGACGCTTCCCGTGATTTGGTCGGTAGGGAGAGAGAATCGTTGGACGCCATCGATGTTGGCGAATCGATTGTCGTCGAAGCCCGCCGAAGTTTTTGGGCTCTCAAACAAAGGACAGATTGCAGTTGGCTTCGATGCCGACCTCGTTGTGTGGGACCCGAACCAGCGTTTTACAGTCGAAGCGAAATCACTGCGGCATCGCCACAAGGTATCGCCCTACGACGGAGTCTCGTTGACCGGTGCGGTGCGATGCACCTTCTTGCGTGGGCAGTGCGTTTTCGATTCGCAGGTCGAGGAGGCAGAAACGCAATGTGGTCAATTGTTGCAGCGAAGTGCGAAGCCCCGTCGGATCGCGCAGAAACTGAACTCGCTGGATGACGCTGCGAAATTTTCCGTCTTGGAAACGTGCTGTGCCTCGAAAGCCTGGATCAAAAACATGTTGGCGTGTGAAGGCTTTCGGGACGACGAAGATGTTTTCGCTCAAGCCCGATCTGCTGCCGAATCGCTGACCGAAGGTGATTGGCTGGAAGCGTTTGTGGCTCATCCGCGGATCGGAAACGTTGACAGTTTGCGAAAAAAGTACGCCAACACCAAACAGGTTGCCAGCGGCGAACAGGCAGGCGTTTCCGGGGCGGACGATGCGACATTGAATCGGCTGGCAGAAGGCAACGACGAGTATTTTGAAAAGTTCGGGTTTATCTTTATCGTCTGCGCAACAGGAAAATCGGCGGCTCAGATGCTGGAGCTTCTGCAGCAGCGGTTGGGCAATGATCGCCAGACTGAACTGCGGATTGCGGCTGAGGAGCAGTTGAAAATCACGATCATTCGGTTGAAGAAACTGGTGGCCTGAGCGTTTTCCGACTCATGGGAGAGCATGACTTTGGGATAGAATTGGCGAAATGGAATCGAAACGCACGGACTTATTTGAAGAAGATATGGAAAACGTAATTTACCTCGACGACGACGCTGACCTTGGCGTTCTGAAGAACAAGAAAGTTGCCATCATCGGATACGGCATTCAAGGCCGACCTCAGGCATTGTGCATGCGAGACAGTGGACTGGATCTGATCATCGGCATTGGCG is part of the Mariniblastus fucicola genome and harbors:
- the allB gene encoding allantoinase AllB, with protein sequence MDVQNPIAIKSSRVVTPEGEISAVVLIENGQIRQVLASELAAETTIDVPVVDFGDLIVSPGLIDSHVHINDPGTDWEGFETATAAAAAGGITTLIDMPLNSLPVTTTADFLDAKRDAAKGRCHVDVGFYGGLIPGNADQLPLLIESGVFGIKAFLCDSGLDEFPAAGETELRAALVALKSTGVPLLAHAEIATTSPQNFDRRYADYAQSRPPEFELAAIRLLIDLCREFQTPVHIVHLATALGLPLVAAAKEQGLPLTVETCPHYLFFSADDIVDGDTRYKCAPPIRSLANRDALREAVASGLIDTVGSDHSPCPPELKRLDEGDFSQAWGGIAGLQLTLPVIWSVGRENRWTPSMLANRLSSKPAEVFGLSNKGQIAVGFDADLVVWDPNQRFTVEAKSLRHRHKVSPYDGVSLTGAVRCTFLRGQCVFDSQVEEAETQCGQLLQRSAKPRRIAQKLNSLDDAAKFSVLETCCASKAWIKNMLACEGFRDDEDVFAQARSAAESLTEGDWLEAFVAHPRIGNVDSLRKKYANTKQVASGEQAGVSGADDATLNRLAEGNDEYFEKFGFIFIVCATGKSAAQMLELLQQRLGNDRQTELRIAAEEQLKITIIRLKKLVA